The region GAGAAATAAGGGTGAAGTGCATCTGCAAGAAAGCCTTAGTAGACAGAAAACAGTAATGTCTGTCGAAAGCATATTGACAGGAGAAATTATTGACAGTTCGGTGAGGCAAGCCGAGAAGATTTCAGATGAAGAGGATCAGAATGATGCTTGCTTACAGCAGGAATCCAATGATATTGAACATGGTGGAAGTCTCGTTGACTCCGCGATGGATATGGATAATAGAAACAGCCTTGTATTAAGAGGCTGCTTTCGTTCTACAGTGAACCAAATCAGTGTACCTGAAGCTGCCGATCATACCGAGTATCATGATACCAACATTGACAGCCCAATAGAAAATGGAAGCTCAGAAGGAAGTGATGATCTTTCCAAGAATTCCACTCTAGAAAATATGCCAAGCCCGAGACTTTCTCCTGATGGTGTCGCAGAGATATTAGGTCAGCAACTTTTTTGGAAAGCAAGACGAAAAATTACCAAGTAAGTATCCTCGATTGTCTATAGCATCTGCTTTTGTTGTGATCTTAAATTTGAATTGCTTCCTTCTGAACCCTTCGCTAATGTATACGGTTGGTTCATTCTCTTATTTGTATCAGACTGTTAGGTTTTTAGTAAATTGAGTTTTGTGAATTGAATACAATAAATATATGGTTTGTCAGGGAAAAGGTcatatttttttgttttgttttcttgTACATGTGCGCAGAAGTTTAGAATAAAAATCCTAGTTTGTTTTGGTAGAAGTTTGATTTGTCTACCATAATTTTGATATTCCCTTCCCCATTTTATAATTTTGATGCATTTTTTATTTGGATGAGGCCTGGCTCAAGAATATATCATATTTTTGCCTATTGCCACGTACTACAGGCATTTTTATTTTCTCATATTGCTAATTTGCTATAGCCCACGATTGTAAAGTCGCGGTAATTTCATTAGAAGATATTATATTATAGAACATGTTGAGTATTAGACTATATCTCAGAATCAGTTGTCTCATTTTCATGAATTGTTACTTAACCAAGAGTGTGAGTTTAATATTAGTATAATTAAGGATTACAGTTTTGTTTTCTTAAACAATATACCAAATATCACTTGCATTGATATCAATAgtcttattattattattattattctgAGTATTCCTTTTTGTTTCTCTATAAAGAAATAAACCATATAACATAAACAATAATTGTAAAGCTTTACCATCTTTCCAGGCTAGTTGTTTCTATTGGGAATGCTGAATGTACCATATTTGATTGTATTCTTAAATCTTAATTAATGCTTCCTGTTGGAGTCTCGCCTTTATTTTGAACTAGAAACAATGAAATTGCATAACTATGTTTTGTGTGGAATTCCCAAGCTTTTATGTAGCGAATCATGTGAGTTAATACATTCCAATCCTCCTACAAGAACGCTGTTAAGATTTCTGAGAAAATATGATATGCATGAGTTCGGGAACGGTAGATATTTGGCTTGATTGACCAGGTACCTCTGAGGTGAAGGAGAATCTTTGATTTTGATAGTTAATGGTTTATATGTTAGTTCTTTCAACTGTTCAACATGATCATATCTAGTTCTGAATGTTATCTTTTCATTGTTTCTCAAATACCATATTGGAGTATTGTGCAATTTTATTGATTGACCTCTCATTCCTCTCTACAGTCAACAGAGAATGTATGCGGTCCAAGTGTTTGAATTGCACAGACTGATAAAGGTAAAATGGTCTTACTGAGTAATTCACCCCCTCAAAGTTCAAACATGTTCATGCCAAGTAATTCATTTAATTTAAACAGGTTCAACATCTGATTGCTGAATCATCAAATCTTTTGCCCGATACTGCTGCTGTTTTGGGAAAACCTCTTCTGCAGGGATCTAATTCTAAAAGCCTTTCATTTGAAGAAGTTGTTGAACCTCAGGCACAAAATCATAAACAGCAAGACCATTCTGAAAACCAAAACCATAAATTGGATTATTCTACTGAAAATGGAGTTGGGAAAACATCCTTATCATCCCAAAAATCAAACCAGGCAAATGCTGGTTCACAGTGTTTTAATCAATCACCTGGACATCAGTGGTTAATTCCTGTTATGTCTCCTTCCGAGGGGCTTATCTACAAGCCATATCCTGGTCCTGGATTTCCTGGAGCTGTATACGGAGGATATGAACCGTTTGGACACAGTCCTCCAGATGGTACATTCATGAATCCTGCCTATGGAGTTCCAAATTTTCATCAAGCGATTGCAATGTCACCATTCATTCCTCCAAGCAGTTATGCCTACTTCCCTCCTCAGGGCGTTCCAGCAATGAATCAATCAGCATCAGGGTCAGTTGCTGAACAGGTAAACCAGTTTGTGGCACAAGGTTCTGGTGATCGAAACGGTAATTCATCTTTAGTTGGAGCCGATTTTGACACTCATAATCAAAGCTCATGTAATTTTTCTAATCAGAAAAGTGGAGCCGTATTACATGTCACAAAATCTAGGCCATCTAGGGAAAGAGAGCTCGCAAGTAGTCCTAATGAAAAGGCACAGGGAATAAGAATAGAGAAATCTTCTGAAGGAAGAGACGCACTTCTGTCTTCCTTTACAGTTCCATTAGCATCAGATGAAGTCTTTCAATCGCTTGAAACAAGACAAAAACCGCAGGTAATCAGAGTTGTGCCACATAACCCACGGTCTGCAACGGTATCAGCTGCTAGAATTTTTCAGTCGATCCAAGAAGAGAGAAAACAGTATGATCTATTCTAGTGTTGTTTATGGATGTGTAACCTTTGAGTTGAGTTTATTTAATGGATCAAGTTTCTGTATTACTTTTGTTGTCATGTATTATAAGTTTATGACTCCAAATCAAAATATACTTTAGTTAACATctataaaaaaaaatcaacaaagaCCTACATATTGATTAGAATAGTTTCTTATTACATCAAGATAAACATAAAACATTAGAAGTCCAATGTTATTAAGGGCACATTAGATTACTACTGGGTCCTCCATAATTAAACTCAGGATCTTCGAGATAATTTAATTGATAGTAAACATCATAACAATTATATTCATCTGAGTAATATTGAGCCCATTCTGGAATCTTCAAGCTCGGATAATTATCGTGGACTCGCATCCTTAATATGGAAGCTGAATCGCCTCTAGAAAATTGTCCATTACCCATTTGTGTTTTGGTATGAGGAGTATGTCCAACAGTTGTACTGTACACTTCACCATCCCACTCCACTGATTCAGCATTTTAGCAAATTGCTTTGAATATTTCTGGTGGCCAATAACCTATGTTGGTCTTCTCACCATATTGCACCCACCAATTATTAGGAATTAGATCCTAAAGCAAAGGAAAAGAATGATTAAACATGAACAGAAAAATGAAAATCTCCATAATAGTTATAGTTCATAAAAATTTATGTTAGCTAATAGATGTAAATAGTTATTTGGCATGGAAGACCACCAGGAACTTTGCAGCACCTAAGGCAATTTCATTGCTGGTTTGAATAAATCCAGGACAGGTCAGATCAAAGCAACCTGTTTCTTGCGAACCATCGGCCTGCAGAAATCTGTGTTCCAAAGAATTGTAGAAATTTATTAAACTTTCTGAATAAAGGTTAGTCTATAAGCAAAACTAAGTGTATCAGGTTGATACAACGGTATATACTTACCGTCCAATATGCGAATAATCGAGTCTTCCTGTCTCCATATTCGCCAGGATTGACCTGTAGCCGGTTTATCGAGCACAAAGATAATGAAACCGTTATGTTAAAGCATTAATCATTAGTTATTTTGATGTATAAGTTACATCTTACCGCCCAACCGGATTCAATACACTCATAGTCATTGTAAGATCCACTCAAAAGAGAAACCTGAGCAGTGCTGTATTCATCATCCTTTTCAACCAAAGGACCAAAAACTTTAATGTCTCCTTTACCTCCCAAGTAGCGGAATCCATCTGCGAACACTATTTATTGCCTTCTGGTTCACATAGATATCGAATCGGCTAAGTAGTAGAGTTTGTTGCTTCAACTACAAGTAATGTATTGCAGAAACTTACAGAGTGATTTTGTTGTTGTACAAAGGAATCAAGATTATTATTCCGTCGATGATTAACTTGTCTTTTTAAAAAATTTGGTTTCTTCCTTCCATATTCATCAAATGAGCGAGCCTTAAGAAGCTCTTTCTTCGGTACTCTTCGAACAGGTACCGTTCCCTTTGGACAACTTCCATTTTTCTGCCATATTTGGGAAGTTACTGTCACATTCGACTCTTCATCCTTTTGCTTCTTCATGGTATTCTTTGTTTTACTTCTAGTCCTTTCTATGGGATCCTTCTTAGCTGAATTGTAACTAGGAGCCAGCTGAATTTTGTGATCTTTCAAAGCAGGATGATCAAACGCAGGTTGCTTTTTAATGTCGACTCAATGCAATCAATAATATCTCCGTCTTCACTCTACAAGCATGGAAAAATAATACAATTAAGCAGTAATGTTAATTAAGCGTAGCACCTCGTGTGACGTTTTAGAAAATCTGAAGAATACCAAAAAAACTCACTGAATATTAAACAATGTCTGTATTTTCTAATATATGTCTAACTTCCAAAGAATTTTTGTTACCTGAATGGTTTTTAATGAGTGTTTTCTAAGATGCTGTGGTTTTCTGTCAACTTCCAAAATCTTCTGTTTAGAGAAAGAACCTTCACTGTTAGTACCGTAAACTGTAATTAACAGCATCAAGCGAGTGAATATTACTTTAGATCTCATGGTTAAAATAAACAGTTTATTTATCAACTAAACTTGTATAAAAGTGTAATGTAACATAAGATTCACAGaacatgaatgaatgaatggaagacaaagatatgtttatatatatataatatagtGATACATAAGAAATTTATTGGTAACATGAACTATATATGTACATTGCTTAACTATAAGTTAGGTAGTGATGTCTGCATGAGTTACCCGTCTATATATTTGTCATTCATCTTCTGTTTACATCAACACTTCTTCAAATAGTTGAAATTCAAATGCATGCTTCATTTATCAGCCACCTTCCCATAGAAAAATTAATTTAGAGAAATATTTATAATTTAAACGGAACCGTAATGAATTCATCTAAAAAACACTTTATCCTTAGAGATCTCGTATTTCAGGGACTATGAACCGTCATGACTTAATCTAAGCTCATTTTTATATTGTATCGTTATAAACATGATGTTCAACGTCTATATTGTATAGAATAAATCCAATCCACTTGATAAATAACCACATAAAAGGCATAGAGGGTGGAGTGCGGCACCTAGCATAACTAGTATATGAAATAACCACATAAAAGGCATAGAGGGTGGAGAGCGGCACCTAGCATAACTAGTATATGCTCGCCAAGTGGGCAAGATCATTGTATTATAAGGTCTAACCAGTATACTCGCCATGTGGGTAAGATCATTGTATTATAAGGTCGACTCAGTTGTAAGTCAAAATGTTGACTCAACCTCGAGTCATGTACTGGATATACGTGTAGTCCTTCATCTTTCCCACGCCGACCTTTCATTAGTTTGAGCGTCCTCCTCATCGTTCGAGCACCCCTTATGCGGATGTGTCACCCTAAACCGTAACATATCCGCTTATAGTGCACAAGCGTGTGTGGAGCGCGTATGGGGTCAACAAATGTTGTTTAAGGGATCGTGGGGATTCAACCTCACCTCCAAAGTTTCAGGGAATCAACCATTCATGCTGGAGTGGTTGCTAAATTATAGGAAAACCTGGTTTCATATCCTTGAGACTATAAATACATAAGTATCATAATACTGAGGGGATAACCAATAACATAGAGAAATATACATTTATTAGTTTCTCACTTCACATGAGCTAGCTCTCAATACCTTAACAACCTTAAAGTCTCTAACAACTCTTATCTAGTAAGGGTTGCTAAGCACTTGTACTTTTAGCGAGTACAATTGAGGACCACATGGAGGCGTTGATAAAACTGACTTGGATCAGCCTTAGTGCATTCAACCAGAGTATTTTCTTTGCGCTCATCCCCCACCATGGTGAACAAGAAGGTAGCTACTCTAGTTTGCGAAGAGTTTGACGGTGAGGAAAGTCTCACAGTACAAATATATGCTGCTATGGACGACCTTCGTCACCAGAACCAAACTTTGGAAGATAACATTCCTCATATTCATAAGCACCAGAAACAAACGAACATGATGGATGAATTGAAAATGTTGGATCCCGAACCTCTATCAAACGAGACATGGGAGGTGTCCGTCCTATCGATAAGAAAGTTGGTGATGCAAAGGAGCGCACTAATAGCACAAAGAGCTCACGAAGGAATTAATACATGTCGCTAATGAGAGACAAAGACAAAGTGGCGTTCAAGCGAAATGGAGCATTCACCGAAAGTTTCACCCCATGTGTAACATCTTGAATTCAATtaacttatttaattaaattttgttgctttatttaattatttaaatgatTTAGTATGCTTTTAATCAATTAATTGGAGATAATATGTGTTACGTGGGTTTGGGGAttattagaattttaattagtttatttaattaaaataatagactattaattaaataaatagaaGAAATGATAAGAAATAGTGATATTGAGACAAAAGTAGGATTATTAGAAAAGTAAGGGAAAGAAGAGAAGGTGGAGATTAACGTAGGGTTAAAAGTGTGGTGAAGAAAATTAATTGTAAATTAGGTCAAAATAAATAGCAAAGGGAGAAGGGAGCCGAATTTCACTTGATACGTAGAAGTTGTAAAAGTGGGAAAAAGAGACAAAGTGAGAAGAGAAGAAAAGGGGTTTGAGGGAGGAGAAAAACACCATAGCTAAAGTTTGAGGACTGTTGGAAATTCAGGTAAGAGGAGAACTACTTGAATATAGGTGTATTACATGAAGTGTAGAGAGGAATCCTCACCCTCCTTTAGGTTTTTCTCACTATTGTtgtattttattagttttgatgATGATTGTCTGATCATCTATGTTAATTGCCTTGCTTAATGTGTGAATTCGTGCTCTGTCATATGTTGAATAATATGTATAAGTTGTTGGTATGAATTCTGAATTTGATTATTATCATTGATGTGTTTTGGTGTTATGAGTATAAATTTAAATTTGGGATTAATTGATGAAATTGAATGATAATCAATAAGTATGTGATGATTTGATCCCTGTATCATACGTGTCTAATTTTTTTGGGTGCAATTTGAGGTATCGGGGTCGAAATCGGAGCATCGATGGGCTCCTATGGCCAAAATGTAGAAAACTACATTCTGCAACATCGTGGCAGGAGTCACGAGAATGATGGGTTTCCCGTCATACTTCTAGGATAGTTGACGATTATCAGCAAGGTGATGGGGAAACCGTTATGGTTTATAGGTATGAATTCTTCTGTCGGTCGTCACATAGGTGACGAGTTATGAAGGTGGGTGGTGACGGGCTAGGTGACGGTCGTCACCCATATGACGACCTGGTCATCATGGTCGCCAAGAGTCATTTTTGAGAAATTAGTTCAGTTTTTGACGTTGTTTTCTCGTATGGGTGATGTTTAACTGCTGTTTTGGGGtatttaatataattaattaattaaggTGAATTATTATTATGGTGAAATAATAATTGGATTAATTTACATAATTATATATGATAAATTATGATTATGTTTATGAGCTATTGCATTATGAATATAATTATATGCTAGGAATGTAATCATTTGTGTTATGTTGAGGTGTGTAGTTCATAAGTGAGAACTACTATTGTATGATATATTTCATTGTTGATTATGATTATAAGTGGAACCATAATTGCTATTGTTGCATTATTGTATGCCATGCATCATGTTGTGTCAATGTGTTGAAAGAAGTGAGTCACGGGTTCAGAAGTGGACTTGTGGTCGTTTGGGGTTCAGAAGTGGGGACCCGGGGGTCAAATATGGGGAACCAGTTTGAATGAAGAACCATTGTTAAGTGGACGAGATTAGTGACAAACCTTTGATGTCCAAATTGTTACCACATGCATATGGTCAAGTTGTGAGTCACATTGCATACATAAAGGCTATGTGAATTGGATTATTGTGCTAATGTGTAACTAAATGTATGTTGTTGATTGTATGGTTTAATCTACCCTTGCATTCTTTTACATCATTAATATATTTGAGcgtattctcacccctttcttgtttgttttgtgttgCTATGTACATTATTGTACAGATACCCAGGAGGAGTAAGTGCTATTGTGAGTTAGAAGATGGCTTTGGGGtttttcttcatttattttattattttatcGCTATTTAGTTGGTTTATATGCTCTGATCTGTAACATCGGGAACAAAGCGTTTTATTTATTTTTGAGTTAATAGTTGGATTATGTTACTTTAATTAAGTATTCCAATTTGATGAGATAATTGAAGTTATGATATTTATTTGAGTTCCATTGTGAGTTTTGAATATAATTGTAAAACATGCGTGTTGTGTTTGAGTAGCATCCTAAAATCTAAATTTTATCCTTTTAAATTGTGAGTCGGGATTTAaggtgttacattagtggtatcagagtctggtTGGTCCATACGACTAGGTTGTGTAATTTTTTGGTTCCTGGTATAcgacatgtgtgtgaaacacTGTCGGTGCTCGCTTCTTTTTCAAATTGCTTGGTAGGAGGAGTG is a window of Lathyrus oleraceus cultivar Zhongwan6 chromosome 6, CAAS_Psat_ZW6_1.0, whole genome shotgun sequence DNA encoding:
- the LOC127092712 gene encoding protein EARLY FLOWERING 3, translated to MSRGKGDAEKVGPMFPRLHVNDTAEKGGPRAPPRNKMALYEQFSVPFQRFNPNSNSNSSNSLPLTPSSNLGNDPERSYISHQSNGANTHTLSAQLEHRKKVDGDDSRAYDHSRIGQSNDKTMKSFNGEIITPTGSRNFGCLVSGKNDSDKDQTQFGSLLVEMRKDVRNKGEVHLQESLSRQKTVMSVESILTGEIIDSSVRQAEKISDEEDQNDACLQQESNDIEHGGSLVDSAMDMDNRNSLVLRGCFRSTVNQISVPEAADHTEYHDTNIDSPIENGSSEGSDDLSKNSTLENMPSPRLSPDGVAEILGQQLFWKARRKITNQQRMYAVQVFELHRLIKVQHLIAESSNLLPDTAAVLGKPLLQGSNSKSLSFEEVVEPQAQNHKQQDHSENQNHKLDYSTENGVGKTSLSSQKSNQANAGSQCFNQSPGHQWLIPVMSPSEGLIYKPYPGPGFPGAVYGGYEPFGHSPPDGTFMNPAYGVPNFHQAIAMSPFIPPSSYAYFPPQGVPAMNQSASGSVAEQVNQFVAQGSGDRNGNSSLVGADFDTHNQSSCNFSNQKSGAVLHVTKSRPSRERELASSPNEKAQGIRIEKSSEGRDALLSSFTVPLASDEVFQSLETRQKPQVIRVVPHNPRSATVSAARIFQSIQEERKQYDLF